A genomic region of Raphanus sativus cultivar WK10039 chromosome 6, ASM80110v3, whole genome shotgun sequence contains the following coding sequences:
- the LOC130496257 gene encoding protein IQ-DOMAIN 1-like — protein sequence MVKKAKWLKNVKKALSQDLKKLKHKSVEYQNSEISYPVLVASSRSSPPQFEVRVDKVKHKKNLFPPPPPPPLEEEEEDVLVDSPPSSPEFVPPAAKPCRFAGKSKEEAAALLIQSTFRGHLARRETQGMRRLARLKLLMEGSVVQRQAAHTLKCMQTLTRVQSQIRSRRIRMSEENQARHKQLLQKHAKELGTSKVSLLCNFFFFQSGGNWNDSNQSKEKIEAGLLSKYEATMRRERALAYAFTHQQNLKSNMRSGNTMFMDPSNPTWGWSWLERWMADKPWESSEKEQNKNEKSSVKTSTNRNSHGVETTKISNRKKLNSSTQSNIPSSSSSSSSTTRNPRKSKPNQPPIKSKTTDEITKSSEKNRRHNVASSSVSDDEGLASSTARRRNMVPTKPTRGKLKGQSSSSGVVAAVITTTATTEETSCVLREKAPIKKRTSVAPKPKRSSAPPKVESSVLKTVRTPCD from the exons atggtCAAGAAAGCGAAATGGCTGAAGAACGTTAAGAAGGCTCTTAGCCAAGATTTAAAG AAACTGAAACATAAATCGGTTGAGTATCAGAATAGTGAGATCTCTTATCCTGTATTAGTAGCTTCATCCAGAAGTTCTCCTCCTCAGTTTGAGGTCAGAGTTGATAAGGTCAAACATAAGAAGAATCTcttccctcctcctcctcctcctcctctagaagaagaagaagaagatgttctTGTAGATTCACCTCCATCTTCTCCTGAGTTTGTTCCTCCAGCAGCTAAACCTTGTAGGTTTGCAGGAAAGTCAAAGGAAGAAGCAGCTGCCCTCTTAATCCAGTCTACATTCAGGGGTCATTTG GCAAGAAGAGAGACACAGGGGATGAGAAGGTTGGCTAGACTTAAGTTATTGATGGAAGGATCGGTTGTACAACGGCAAGCTGCGCATACACTTAAATGTATGCAGACTCTGACACGTGTACAGTCACAGATCCGGTCTAGGAGAATCAGGATGTCAGAAGAGAATCAAGCTCGACATAAGCAACTTCTTCAGAAACATGCCAAAGAGCTAGGAACCTCGAAGGTCTCACTCttgtgtaactttttttttttt caGAGTGGAGGTAATTGGAACGACAGCAATCAGTCCAAGGAGAAAATCGAAGCAGGTTTGTTGAGTAAGTACGAGGCGACAATGAGAAGAGAAAGGGCATTAGCTTATGCATTCACACATCAG CAAAACTTGAAGAGCAACATGAGATCTGGAAACACAATGTTCATGGATCCTAGCAACCCGACTTGGGGTTGGAGCTGGTTAGAAAGGTGGATGGCTGACAAGCCATGGGAGAGCTCagagaaagaacaaaacaagaACGAAAAGTCGTCGGTTAAGACCTCGACCAACCGTAACTCACATGGAGTAGAAAcaacaaaaatttcaaaccgTAAAAAACTCAATAGCTCGACTCAATCCAATatcccatcatcatcatcatcatcatcatcgaccACAAGAAACCCGAGAAAGAGCAAGCCAAACCAACCGCCCATAAAATCAAAGACCACTGATGAAATCACCAAGAGCTCGGAGAAGAACCGTAGGCACAACGTTGCAAGTTCATCGGTTAGTGATGACGAGGGCTTAGCTAGCTCAACGGCTAGACGTCGCAACATGGTTCCCACAAAACCAACACGAGGCAAGCTCAAGGGTCAGAGCTCATCATCAGGCGTTGTCGCTGCTGTTATCACCACCACGGCAACTACAGAGGAAACTAGTTGTGTTTTACGTGAGAAAGCACCGATAAAGAAACGGACTTCTGTTGCACCCAAACCTAAACGATCCTCAGCCCCGCCCAAGGTTGAAAGCAGCGTTCTAAAGACGGTGAGAACGCCGTGTGACTAA
- the LOC108809364 gene encoding mitochondrial import inner membrane translocase subunit TIM14-2: MVAPILAGVAVAAAAYAGKYGIEAWQAFKARPPRPKFRKFYEGGFQAAMTRREAALILGVRESVAAEKVKEAHRRVMVANHPDAGGSHYLASKINEAKDMMLGKSKSSGSPF, from the exons ATG GTTGCACCGATACTTGCAGGCGTTGCGGTTGCTGCAGCTGCTTATGCTGGTAAATACGGAATCGAGGCGTGGCAAGCGTTCAAGGCAAGACCACCAAGGCCTAAGTTCCGCAAGTTCTACGAAGGTGGTTTCCAAGCTGCTATGACTCGGAGAGAAGCTGCTCTTATTCTCGGTGTTAG GGAGAGTGTAGCGGCGGAGAAGGTGAAGGAAGCTCACAGGAGAGTGATGGTGGCTAACCATCCAGATGCAGGAGGAAGCCATTACCTTGCGTCTAAGATCAACGAAGCTAAAGACATGATGCTTGGCAAATCCAAGAGCTCTGGCTCTCcgttttga
- the LOC108807548 gene encoding putative F-box protein At1g53360: MKNVEEQFSKDLLIKKPSNSVRAYSDPIPADLLIDIFSRVPAESIARFRCVSKFWGSILCRHDFTELFLTRSLTRPRLLFTFNVEDKLFIYSSPQPQNLELDHGDNYSLVATRYKDFPKHFTTKTRDDLSSGLVCLHGPGIERRRFACNPVTGEFTDLAKVKATHTRKTYVGYDPINKQFKVLFLAINGRHNHVVTFGNRKRRSTIECKRGHAGQYGQVCINGVLYYGAYFKESKSRVIVCFDFRFEKFSFIELDRDMHNVSLFNYKGKLGAYKFSNSYGQKLVLWVLEDAEKHKWSGSMCVLSHLYNEKIGDNYYIVGITSAGDIVFMPFGQLIPNFHLFFYNMERETCTRLDIEGFGEFGHHNFQVTTYLNFVENVTPL, encoded by the coding sequence ATGAAAAATGTGGAGGAGCAGTTCTCAAAGGATCTATTGATAAAGAAACCTTCAAATTCAGTAAGAGCATACTCAGATCCAATCCCCGCTGATCTCCTCATCGATATATTCTCTAGAGTCCCAGCAGAATCTATAGCTAGGTTTCGTTGTGTATCTAAGTTCTGGGGATCTATACTTTGCCGTCATGACTTCACAGAGTTATTCCTCACTAGGTCTTTAACTCGTCCACGGCTTTTATTCACCTTCAACGTAGAAGACAAGCTATTCATCTACTCTTCACCTCAACCTCAAAATCTAGAACTAGATCATGGTGACAACTATTCCCTTGTAGCTACACGTTACAAAGATTTTCCCAAACATTTTACAACGAAAACCCGTGACGACTTATCCAGTGGATTAGTCTGTCTACATGGACCGGGAATAGAAAGAAGAAGGTTTGCTTGTAACCCCGTCACGGGAGAGTTCACAGACTTAGCCAAAGTGAAAGCCACACATACTAGAAAGACCTACGTTGGTTACGATCCGATCAACAAACAGTTTAAAGTGTTGTTTCTGGCCATTAATGGAAGACACAACCATGTTGTGACATTTGGGAATAGAAAACGAAGATCCACTATTGAATGCAAACGCGGACATGCTGGTCAATATGGTCAAGTATGCATCAATGGTGTTTTGTATTACGGAGCTTACTTTAAAGAATCAAAATCTCGTGTGATAGTTTGCTTTGACTTTAGGTTTGAAAAGTTTAGTTTTATTGAGCTAGATCGTGATATGCATAATGTCTCTTTATTCAACTACAAAGGTAAGTTAGGTGCATATAAGTTCTCCAACAGCTACGGGCAAAAACTTGTGTTGTGGGTTCTAGAAGATGCTGAAAAACATAAATGGTCCGGAAGTATGTGTGTGTTGTCTCATTTATACAATGAGAAGATCGGGGACAACTATTACATTGTTGGAATCACTAGTGCAGGTGATATTGTGTTTATGCCGTTTGGTCAACTAATCCCTAATTTCCACCTTTTCTTTTACAATATGGAGAGGGAGACTTGTACAAGACTCGATATTGAGGGATTTGGAGAGTTTGGGCATCATAATTTTCAAGTTACCACCTATCTGAACTTTGTAGAGAATGTGACGCCTTTGTAA
- the LOC130495643 gene encoding uncharacterized protein LOC130495643 has product MDEMRRGVPTWQEELASLMDGGVQYDDGSPIGQDSRSNSTPFGSVVDGSGSGSEPAESLKDQVKGFLKSWGEMLMDLAVGCKDVAQQTLVSEDSVVVRKLRKPAAKLSFLNEYLPEDRDPAHAWPVIFFVFLIALAALSFGSDNETPVTVLKKLRVHPPGARRVELPDGRYLAYQELGVSSDRARYSLIVPHSFMSSRLAGIPGVKDSLLKDYGVRLVSYDLPGFGESDPHRGRNLSSSASDMIDLASALGITEKFWLLGYSSGSMHVWSAMRYFPDRIAGVAMISPMINPYEASMSKEETAKTWEQWLRKRKLMYFLARRWPSLLPFFYRRSFLSGYLQPLDHWMSISLGEKDKHVMREPVFEEHYQRNVEESTRQGTAKPFVEEAVLHVSNWGFSLPDFRLQKKCRTNGVLSWLMSMYSEAECELVGFGKPIHVWQGMEDRVAPPSVTDYISRVIPEATVHRLPNEGHFSYFFFCDECHKKIFSALFGEPQGLIELTEQRTETYKPDQPETGSSNISTT; this is encoded by the exons ATGGATGAGATGCGGAGAGGAGTGCCTACGTGGCAGGAAGAGTTAGCAAGTCTCATGGACGGAGGAGTCCAATATGACGACGGATCTCCCATCGGTCAAGATTCCAGGTCAAACAGCACACCTTTCGGGTCGGTGGTGGAtggatccggatccggatccgaACCAGCCGAGAGTCTGAAGGACCAGGTCAAAGGCTTTCTGAAGTCATGGGGAGAGATGCTTATGGATCTCGCCGTGGGATGCAAGGACGTCGCGCAGCAGACTCTGGTCAGCGAAGACTCGGTCGTGGTGCGTAAGCTCCGTAAACCAGCTGCTAAGCTGAGCTTCCTCAACGAGTACTTGCCTGAGGATCGTGATCCCGCTCACGCCTGGCCTGTCATCTTCTTCGTCTTTCTCATTGCTCTCGCAG CATTGAGTTTTGGTTCCGACAATGAAACACCAGTCACCGTGTTAAAGAAACTCCGTGTCCATCCTCCCGGTGCAAGACGCGTGGAACTACCTGACGGTAGATATTTAGCTTATCAGGAGCTTGGTGTTTCATCCGACAGAGCTAGATACTCTTTGATCGTTCCTCATTCTTTTATGTCCTCTCGTCTCGCAG GTATACCTGGAGTGAAAGACTCGTTGCTCAAGGACTATGGTGTCCGTCTAGTATCATATGATCTTCCAGGGTTTGGAGAGAGTGATCCTCATCGTGGTAGGAACCTTAGCTCATCAGCTTCGGATATGATTGATCTAGCTTCTGCTCTTGGGATTACTGAGAAGTTCTGGTTACTCGGATATTCCAGTGGTAGTATGCATGTTTGGTCTGCGATGAGATACTTTCCTGACAGAATAGCTg GAGTTGCCATGATATCTCCTATGATCAATCCGTATGAGGCGAGCATGAGTAAGGAAGAGACGGCGAAAACGTGGGAGCAGTGGCTAAGAAAGAGGAAGTTAATGTACTTTTTGGCTCGTAGGTGGCCgagtcttcttcctttcttctACCGCAGGTCCTTCCTCTCCGGTTATCTTCAGCCTCTGGATCACTGGATGTCAATCTCATTAGGAGAGAAG GACAAACATGTGATGAGAGAACCAGTCTTTGAAGAACATTACCAAAGGAACGTGGAAGAGTCTACACGCCAAGGAACCGCAAAGCCATTCGTGGAAGAAGCCGTGTTACACGTGTCAAACTGGGGGTTTAGTCTTCCTGACTTCCGGTTGCAGAAGAAGTGTAGAACCAACGGGGTACTTTCTTGGCTTATGTCGATGTACAGCGAAGCGGAATGTGAGCTTGTTGGGTTTGGGAAACCCATACACGTATGGCAG GGTATGGAGGACCGGGTTGCACCACCTTCGGTGACGGATTACATTAGCCGGGTCATACCAGAAGCAACGGTGCATAGACTACCAAACGAAGGACACTTCTCTTACTTCTTTTTCTGTGATGAGTGTCACAAGAAGATATTCTCTGCTCTATTTGGAGAACCTCAAGGTCTGATAGAGTTAACAGAGCAAAGAACAGAAACCTATAAACCGGATCAACCGGAGACCGGTTCATCCAACATTAGTACTACTTAA
- the LOC108806848 gene encoding 40S ribosomal protein S23-2, translated as MGKTRGMGAGRKLKRLRINQRWADKQYKKSHQGNEWKKPFAGSSHAKGIVLEKIGIEAKQPNSAIRKCARVQLIKNGKKIAAFVPNDGCLNYIEENDEVLIAGFGRKGHAVGDIPGVRFKVVKVSGVSLLALFKEKKEKPRS; from the exons ATGGG TAAGACACGTGGTATGGGAGCTGGGCGCAAGCTGAAGAGGCTTAGGATTAACCAGAGGTGGGCGGACAAGCAGTACAAGAAGAGTCACCAAGGCAATGAGTGGAAGAAGCCTTTTGCTGGATCTTCTCACGCTAAGGGTATCGTCCTTGAGAAAAT AGGTATTGAGGCCAAGCAGCCTAACTCTGCCATTCGTAAATGTGCTAGAGTTCAGTTGATCAAGAACGGCAAAAAGATTGCTGCTTTCGTCCCTAATGATGGTTGCTTGAACTACATTGAAGAAAAT GACGAAGTGTTGATTGCTGGGTTCGGGCGTAAAGGTCATGCCGTCGGAGATATTCCCGGAGTCAGGTTCAAGGTGGTGAAGGTCTCTGGTGTCTCACTCTTGGCCCTCTTCAAGGAAAAGAAGGAGAAGCCTAGGTCTTAG